A DNA window from Chryseobacterium sp. MEBOG06 contains the following coding sequences:
- a CDS encoding adenine phosphoribosyltransferase, translating to MASAELIKKLESTIENVPDFPIPGIQFKDISPIFLDPKLYEEVIADLVTFSKGKVDAVCGIESRGYLFGIAIAVALEVPFILIRKAGKLPPPIISESYDLEYGSAVIETREGQIKPGQRILIHDDLLATGGTTEAAAKLVEKQGATVSQFSFLIGLTGLNGDEKLKKFEAEVYHILEY from the coding sequence ATGGCTTCAGCAGAACTGATCAAAAAACTAGAAAGCACAATAGAAAATGTTCCTGATTTTCCTATTCCGGGAATACAATTCAAGGATATTTCACCTATATTTCTAGATCCTAAACTCTACGAAGAAGTCATTGCAGATCTTGTAACCTTCAGTAAGGGAAAAGTAGATGCTGTCTGCGGGATAGAAAGCCGCGGATATCTTTTCGGAATTGCCATTGCTGTAGCTTTGGAAGTTCCTTTCATTTTAATTAGAAAGGCCGGAAAACTTCCTCCCCCAATAATTTCTGAAAGCTATGATCTGGAATATGGAAGTGCCGTTATAGAAACCCGCGAAGGACAGATAAAGCCCGGACAAAGGATTCTTATCCACGATGATCTTCTTGCAACAGGAGGAACTACAGAAGCAGCCGCCAAATTGGTAGAAAAACAAGGAGCTACAGTTTCCCAATTCAGTTTCCTCATTGGATTAACGGGCCTAAATGGAGATGAGAAGCTGAAGAAATTTGAAGCAGAAGTCTATCATATTTTAGAATATTAA
- a CDS encoding quinol:cytochrome C oxidoreductase produces MYSFSPKLKSTSIILLVVGLVLFGIGFFMNKGLSTEKIEQMMEAVHASGHTAPTHSSEMVGPQDHAAHLEHTELQVHNQPLASLHFVAVFFFGVSCAVLFFYCIQHAAHAGWPIIITRVMEAIASFIPYGGAILIIMMILNITHNGHLFHWMDPELTNPDSPHFDVILFEKKKFLNIPFYAIRTLIYVIGASFFAWKLKAQSKKVDETKSKVEYQMLYRWAVGYIAFFGFASAAWAWDWLMSIDPHWYSTMYIWYSMVSCLSSGIAVIILLSVYLKKNGFLPQFNDNHLHDLGVFLFATSMLWTYTWFAQFMLYWYANVPEEVNYFFGRFQHYSPTFLPMLIVNFLLPLLVLVSSSIKRNYKVVTVMAVVVILGHLLDYFNMVMPGTVGPYWKTPEVFLLVLGSVLFVAGLFMFTVLSALSKLKLIPTGNPFLHESEIYEYPF; encoded by the coding sequence ATGTATAGTTTTTCACCAAAATTAAAATCAACTTCTATAATACTTCTTGTTGTAGGTTTAGTTCTGTTTGGTATTGGCTTCTTTATGAATAAAGGACTTTCTACTGAGAAAATAGAACAAATGATGGAAGCTGTTCATGCTTCTGGTCATACTGCTCCTACACACTCAAGTGAAATGGTTGGGCCACAGGATCACGCTGCTCACCTAGAGCATACTGAACTTCAGGTTCACAACCAGCCGTTGGCATCACTACACTTTGTGGCTGTCTTTTTCTTTGGAGTAAGTTGTGCTGTACTGTTTTTCTACTGTATTCAGCACGCAGCTCACGCAGGGTGGCCAATTATCATTACAAGAGTAATGGAAGCTATTGCTTCATTTATTCCTTATGGAGGAGCTATCTTGATTATCATGATGATCTTGAATATCACTCACAATGGTCACTTATTCCACTGGATGGACCCCGAGTTGACAAACCCGGATTCTCCTCATTTTGATGTGATCTTATTCGAAAAGAAAAAATTCTTAAATATTCCTTTCTATGCAATCAGAACTTTAATCTATGTGATTGGTGCTTCTTTCTTTGCTTGGAAATTAAAGGCTCAGTCTAAAAAAGTAGACGAAACTAAATCTAAAGTTGAGTATCAAATGCTTTACAGATGGGCAGTGGGGTATATTGCATTCTTCGGATTTGCTTCTGCTGCTTGGGCTTGGGACTGGTTGATGTCTATTGACCCTCACTGGTATTCTACAATGTATATCTGGTATTCAATGGTTAGCTGTCTTTCAAGTGGTATTGCTGTTATCATTTTATTAAGTGTTTATCTTAAGAAAAATGGTTTCTTACCACAGTTCAATGACAATCACTTACACGATTTAGGAGTATTCCTTTTCGCTACAAGTATGCTTTGGACATATACATGGTTTGCTCAGTTCATGCTTTACTGGTATGCAAACGTTCCTGAAGAGGTTAATTACTTCTTCGGAAGATTCCAGCACTACTCTCCTACTTTCTTACCAATGCTGATCGTAAACTTCTTATTACCACTATTGGTATTAGTAAGCAGCAGCATCAAGAGAAACTATAAAGTAGTAACAGTAATGGCGGTTGTAGTTATCTTAGGACACCTTTTAGACTACTTCAACATGGTAATGCCGGGAACGGTAGGACCATACTGGAAAACTCCTGAAGTATTCTTGTTAGTATTAGGTTCTGTTCTATTCGTAGCTGGATTGTTTATGTTTACTGTACTTTCAGCTCTATCTAAACTGAAGCTGATTCCTACAGGAAACCCATTCTTACACGAATCTGAAATTTATGAGTATCCTTTCTAA
- a CDS encoding c-type cytochrome has protein sequence MLKMKKNVLKITAVLGLTTVLLNSCGPKENTPLVYFPDMYFPVAYDPLMKAQDAYSDHENEIPAFVKNNGATGLSPVEGSVAQNKDGVFEESLLPKNVDEYNAGYDASKKMTASPLNPANAAKDLERGKVLFDHTCAACHGTGGDGQGPIVQSGAFSGVPNYADREITVGSVHYVLTNGRNAMGSYAGQLNAGDRWRVAMYVMSAFKKGAAPAAATAAAPATETTTETKK, from the coding sequence ATGCTTAAAATGAAAAAGAATGTATTAAAAATTACAGCAGTTTTAGGTTTAACTACAGTTTTGCTTAACTCTTGCGGACCAAAAGAAAATACACCATTGGTATATTTCCCGGATATGTATTTTCCGGTAGCTTATGATCCATTGATGAAAGCTCAGGATGCTTATTCAGATCATGAAAATGAAATCCCTGCTTTCGTGAAAAATAATGGTGCAACAGGTCTTTCTCCGGTAGAAGGATCGGTTGCTCAGAATAAAGACGGAGTTTTTGAAGAAAGCTTATTACCTAAGAATGTTGACGAGTACAATGCAGGGTATGATGCTTCTAAAAAGATGACTGCTTCTCCTTTGAACCCAGCTAATGCAGCTAAGGATCTTGAAAGAGGAAAAGTATTGTTTGATCACACTTGTGCTGCATGTCACGGAACAGGAGGTGATGGACAAGGACCTATCGTACAAAGTGGAGCATTCTCTGGGGTACCTAATTATGCTGACAGAGAAATTACTGTAGGATCTGTTCATTATGTATTAACAAACGGTAGAAATGCAATGGGATCTTATGCGGGACAATTGAACGCAGGAGATAGATGGAGAGTAGCAATGTATGTGATGAGTGCCTTCAAAAAAGGAGCAGCACCGGCAGCAGCTACAGCGGCGGCACCAGCAACTGAAACGACTACCGAAACTAAAAAATAA
- a CDS encoding DUF3341 domain-containing protein translates to MSTTKIVYGLYADDDDLMNGVKAFNDKGIKINEVYTPFPVHGLDKALGLKKTRISDAAFLYALYGVTIGATLTWYVMNHDWPQNIGGKPAFDWGHNMPAFVVPMFELMVFCAAHMMSLTFLVRNKMYPGAPAQNPDPRTTDDKFMMEFVTEDVESVKQLLIETGVEEITVKDA, encoded by the coding sequence ATGAGCACCACTAAAATTGTATACGGACTTTATGCTGACGACGACGATTTAATGAACGGCGTTAAGGCATTCAACGATAAAGGAATCAAAATAAACGAAGTTTATACTCCGTTTCCGGTTCACGGGCTAGATAAAGCTTTAGGGTTAAAGAAAACCAGAATCTCTGATGCTGCTTTTCTATACGCTCTTTATGGTGTTACTATCGGTGCTACTTTAACCTGGTATGTAATGAACCATGACTGGCCTCAGAATATCGGTGGTAAACCAGCTTTTGACTGGGGACACAATATGCCGGCATTCGTAGTTCCAATGTTCGAATTAATGGTATTCTGTGCTGCTCACATGATGTCTTTAACTTTCCTAGTTAGAAACAAAATGTATCCAGGAGCTCCGGCTCAGAATCCAGATCCAAGAACTACTGATGATAAATTCATGATGGAATTTGTAACTGAAGATGTAGAATCTGTAAAGCAGTTGCTTATTGAAACTGGAGTTGAAGAAATAACTGTTAAAGATGCTTAA
- the nrfD gene encoding NrfD/PsrC family molybdoenzyme membrane anchor subunit, with translation MSGHYEAPIREPLIIGHKTYHDITEDIARPIEERAGKLWWISLYAALILFIYGFGCIAYTIGTGIGAWGLNRTINWGWDITNFVWWVGIGHAGTLISAVLLLFRQRWRMSVNRSAEAMTIFAVVQAAIFPVIHMGRVWVGYWVFPLPNQFGSLWGNFNSPLLWDVFAISTYFSVSTVFWFMGLIPDFAMIRDRAKTPWTKKIYTFLAFGWGGKAKHWQRFEELSLVLAGLATPLVFSVHTTVSFDFATSVIKGWHSTIYPPYFVAGAIFSGFAMVQTLLLVARKVCHLEEYITMYHIEIMNIVIILTGGMVTVAYATEYFIGWYSGSRFEDFTYLSPGAAVGPYWWAFWALITCNLIIPASFWFKRLRTNIIWTFIVALIINIGMWFERFDIIVINLSRDYLPGSWTMFKPTIIDVGVYLGTIGFFSVLFLLYARTFPVIAQAELKSILKISGETYKAKEGDEHH, from the coding sequence ATGTCAGGACATTACGAAGCTCCGATAAGGGAACCTCTAATTATTGGTCACAAAACTTATCACGATATCACAGAAGATATTGCACGACCTATCGAAGAAAGAGCAGGTAAATTATGGTGGATCTCATTATATGCAGCCTTAATTCTTTTCATCTATGGATTCGGCTGTATCGCTTATACTATCGGAACAGGTATTGGAGCATGGGGGCTTAACAGAACTATTAACTGGGGTTGGGATATTACCAACTTCGTATGGTGGGTAGGTATCGGTCACGCCGGAACCTTAATCTCAGCAGTATTATTATTATTTAGACAGAGATGGAGAATGTCTGTAAACAGATCTGCAGAGGCGATGACGATCTTTGCGGTTGTACAGGCAGCAATCTTCCCTGTAATCCACATGGGTAGAGTTTGGGTTGGATACTGGGTATTCCCATTACCAAACCAATTCGGTTCTCTTTGGGGGAACTTCAACTCTCCTCTACTTTGGGACGTATTTGCAATCTCTACGTATTTCTCAGTATCAACTGTATTCTGGTTTATGGGATTAATCCCTGACTTTGCAATGATCAGAGATAGAGCGAAAACTCCTTGGACAAAGAAAATTTATACATTCCTTGCTTTCGGTTGGGGTGGTAAAGCAAAACACTGGCAAAGATTCGAAGAACTTTCTTTGGTTCTTGCAGGTTTAGCAACTCCACTTGTATTCTCGGTACACACTACCGTATCTTTTGACTTCGCGACTTCAGTAATTAAAGGATGGCACTCTACGATCTATCCTCCTTACTTCGTTGCTGGTGCAATCTTCTCAGGATTTGCAATGGTACAGACGCTATTGCTAGTTGCAAGAAAGGTATGTCACTTAGAAGAATACATTACAATGTATCATATCGAAATTATGAACATCGTAATCATCCTAACTGGTGGTATGGTAACTGTAGCTTATGCTACTGAATATTTCATCGGATGGTACTCTGGATCTAGATTTGAAGACTTTACATATCTTTCTCCAGGTGCTGCAGTAGGACCTTACTGGTGGGCTTTCTGGGCGTTGATTACTTGTAACTTGATTATTCCGGCTTCTTTCTGGTTCAAAAGACTTAGAACGAACATTATCTGGACTTTCATCGTTGCTTTGATCATCAACATCGGTATGTGGTTTGAGCGTTTTGATATCATCGTTATCAACCTTTCTAGAGACTACTTACCAGGATCATGGACAATGTTTAAGCCAACGATCATTGATGTGGGTGTATACTTAGGAACTATCGGATTCTTCTCTGTATTATTCTTATTATACGCAAGAACGTTCCCTGTAATTGCACAGGCTGAATTAAAATCGATTTTGAAAATCTCAGGTGAAACTTATAAAGCAAAAGAAGGAGATGAGCACCACTAA